Proteins encoded together in one Falco biarmicus isolate bFalBia1 chromosome 4, bFalBia1.pri, whole genome shotgun sequence window:
- the LYRM1 gene encoding LYR motif-containing protein 1 isoform X1: MAEFPSQLMNSMTPVTRQEVLGLYRKIFQIAKKWQSASGQIEETIKEKEYIKNEAKTLFRKNKNVTDPKLIKQCIEECKARIEIGLHYNIPYPRPIHLPPMGLAHKQGRTLRHQEKLRKISKPIYLKSHDELS; the protein is encoded by the exons ATGGCAGAGTTCCCATCCCAGCTGATGAACAGT ATGACACCAGTTACTCGACAAGAAGTTCTTGGCCTTTACCGCAAGATATTCCAGATAGCCAAAAAATGGCAATCGGCATCAGGACAGATAGAAGAAACTATTAAAGAGAAAGagtacattaaaaatgaagccAAAACATTATTCCGAAAAAACAAAAAC GTAACAGATCCAAAATTGATTAAGCAGTGTATAGAAGAATGTAAGGCAAGAATAGAAATTGGACTTCACTATAACATCCCCTACCCAAGACCT atccATCTGCCTCCTATGGGTCTTGCCCATAAACAAGGCCGTACATTGCGACATCAGGAAAAGTTAAGGAAGATTTCTAAGCCAATATACCTGAAATCCCATGATGAACTTTCATAA
- the LYRM1 gene encoding LYR motif-containing protein 1 isoform X2 gives MTPVTRQEVLGLYRKIFQIAKKWQSASGQIEETIKEKEYIKNEAKTLFRKNKNVTDPKLIKQCIEECKARIEIGLHYNIPYPRPIHLPPMGLAHKQGRTLRHQEKLRKISKPIYLKSHDELS, from the exons ATGACACCAGTTACTCGACAAGAAGTTCTTGGCCTTTACCGCAAGATATTCCAGATAGCCAAAAAATGGCAATCGGCATCAGGACAGATAGAAGAAACTATTAAAGAGAAAGagtacattaaaaatgaagccAAAACATTATTCCGAAAAAACAAAAAC GTAACAGATCCAAAATTGATTAAGCAGTGTATAGAAGAATGTAAGGCAAGAATAGAAATTGGACTTCACTATAACATCCCCTACCCAAGACCT atccATCTGCCTCCTATGGGTCTTGCCCATAAACAAGGCCGTACATTGCGACATCAGGAAAAGTTAAGGAAGATTTCTAAGCCAATATACCTGAAATCCCATGATGAACTTTCATAA